In one window of Niallia sp. Man26 DNA:
- a CDS encoding TetR/AcrR family transcriptional regulator, with translation MSNSKKISTNDKLLMAAIDLFAEKGYKGVTTQEIATSAGLSEKTLFRHFGCKQNLLETAVERFHYTEEMTKLFNEKIVWDLQTDLLLISRTYHKIMNKNRKMIMISIKEEENLPGFRERKNKPPLQLFEILSDYFSVMIEKGKIVKTNPDVQAFSFMAMNYGAFLNNLETEINFPSVSLENFITVSVQTVTRALTP, from the coding sequence ATGAGTAACAGTAAAAAAATAAGTACAAATGATAAATTGTTGATGGCAGCAATTGATCTATTTGCAGAAAAAGGTTATAAAGGTGTAACAACTCAGGAAATTGCTACCTCTGCTGGATTGAGCGAAAAAACACTGTTTCGTCATTTTGGGTGTAAACAAAACCTGCTCGAGACAGCAGTTGAAAGGTTTCATTATACGGAAGAAATGACAAAACTTTTTAATGAGAAAATTGTTTGGGATTTACAAACAGACTTACTCTTAATCAGTCGAACTTATCATAAAATTATGAATAAAAATCGGAAAATGATTATGATTAGTATTAAGGAAGAAGAAAATTTACCAGGATTCCGAGAAAGAAAAAATAAGCCACCTTTGCAATTATTTGAAATCTTATCAGATTATTTTTCAGTTATGATTGAAAAAGGGAAAATAGTTAAAACAAATCCAGATGTTCAGGCTTTTTCGTTTATGGCAATGAATTATGGAGCATTTTTAAACAACTTAGAAACAGAGATTAATTTCCCCTCTGTGTCACTTGAAAATTTTATTACTGTTAGTGTTCAAACTGTTACTAGGGCTTTAACTCCCTAG
- a CDS encoding MFS transporter: MKSNRKIKKSTGELLMQVLVFTLIISVMNATMFNVALPVISKQFQLSPSQASWIITAYMIIYAIGTVTFGKMTDKYSLKNLLTFGLIFLSLGSLIGFIATEYWMIIVARIIQAAGASVIPALSMIVPVRYFSPEKRGRALGTSAVGLALGTALGPIVAGFVTSAMSWQVLFAIPLLSLITLPFYRKYLVHEKGKESKMDFLGGVFLAGTVATLLLALTNGNGWFLLAGVVLLIFFIIRIYYATEPFVNPAIFRNKQYSLGLAITFVVTAIGFGTPYITPQLLSNVNELSPAFTGIVMLPSALLTAILGRKGGKIADEKGNPFLVYTASTLLFIGFISLSSVVGMSSVFIAIFLIFGILGQSFMQIAMSNTISRTLPKEQTGIGMGFYSMLNFISAAVSTATIGKVLDYGTQSVHLNTSTTLIYSNIFLVLAILIVLMTAIYYLKFGHSVKRNLTN; this comes from the coding sequence ATGAAATCCAACCGAAAAATTAAAAAGAGCACCGGTGAGCTATTAATGCAGGTTCTTGTTTTTACTCTTATTATCTCTGTAATGAATGCAACAATGTTTAATGTTGCACTACCAGTTATCAGTAAGCAATTTCAGCTTTCTCCATCACAAGCTAGTTGGATTATAACTGCTTATATGATTATTTATGCAATTGGTACAGTAACTTTTGGGAAAATGACAGATAAATATAGTTTGAAGAATTTGTTGACATTTGGTCTCATATTTTTATCCTTAGGATCTCTAATCGGTTTTATAGCAACCGAATATTGGATGATTATAGTTGCGCGAATTATACAAGCAGCTGGTGCATCTGTTATTCCAGCTCTATCAATGATAGTGCCAGTTCGTTATTTTTCACCTGAGAAGAGAGGGCGAGCATTAGGTACATCAGCAGTCGGTTTAGCGTTGGGAACTGCACTTGGTCCCATAGTAGCTGGATTTGTGACCAGTGCAATGAGTTGGCAAGTTTTATTCGCCATTCCACTTCTTTCACTAATTACATTACCATTTTATCGTAAATATTTAGTTCATGAAAAAGGGAAAGAGTCAAAAATGGACTTCTTGGGAGGAGTATTTTTGGCAGGTACTGTAGCAACACTGTTACTCGCATTAACAAATGGTAATGGTTGGTTTTTGTTAGCTGGTGTAGTTTTATTAATTTTCTTCATAATACGTATCTATTACGCTACTGAACCATTTGTAAACCCGGCTATTTTTCGAAATAAACAGTATTCATTAGGTCTTGCAATTACATTCGTAGTAACGGCAATAGGATTTGGTACACCTTATATTACGCCACAATTGTTATCAAACGTAAACGAATTGTCACCTGCTTTTACAGGCATCGTTATGTTACCTTCAGCCTTATTAACCGCAATTTTGGGAAGAAAAGGTGGGAAAATAGCTGATGAAAAAGGGAATCCATTTTTAGTTTATACAGCATCAACACTTCTCTTTATAGGATTTATATCTTTATCTTCAGTTGTTGGTATGTCATCTGTATTTATTGCTATTTTCCTTATTTTTGGTATTTTGGGGCAATCATTCATGCAAATTGCCATGTCGAACACAATTTCACGTACGCTACCTAAAGAGCAGACAGGAATTGGGATGGGATTTTACTCAATGCTCAACTTCATTTCAGCAGCAGTATCGACAGCCACAATTGGAAAGGTACTTGATTACGGTACACAATCTGTTCATTTAAATACAAGTACTACATTGATATACAGTAATATTTTCCTTGTACTTGCCATTCTAATTGTTCTAATGACTGCTATTTATTATTTGAAATTTGGACATTCTGTCAAAAGGAATCTTACAAATTAG
- a CDS encoding NAD(P)H-dependent oxidoreductase, which translates to MKIVAIIGSIRKDSYNLKLTQFMQKRYKEKFNLEILSIRELPFYDQDIENNAPSTVKEFKRKVAEADAVLWVTPEYNGTIPGVLGNTIDWLSRVDKVMVGKPSWIIGATPGFLGTVKAQLHLREILFSLSSPLLPGNEVYIGAVHEKINVAGELIDEQTVKFLDLVVTNFLFWMKHQKSFTSK; encoded by the coding sequence ATGAAGATAGTAGCAATTATAGGAAGTATACGTAAGGATTCTTACAACTTAAAACTTACTCAGTTTATGCAAAAACGATATAAAGAAAAATTCAATCTAGAAATTCTAAGTATTCGAGAACTACCATTCTATGATCAAGATATAGAAAATAATGCACCATCTACAGTAAAAGAATTTAAAAGAAAAGTTGCTGAAGCTGATGCAGTTTTGTGGGTAACCCCTGAATATAATGGAACAATCCCAGGTGTATTAGGGAACACGATTGACTGGTTATCTCGGGTAGATAAAGTAATGGTAGGCAAACCATCATGGATTATCGGTGCTACTCCTGGATTTCTAGGTACAGTAAAAGCACAGTTACATTTACGAGAAATTTTATTTTCATTATCATCTCCACTTTTACCGGGTAATGAAGTGTATATTGGGGCTGTGCATGAAAAAATTAATGTTGCGGGTGAACTGATTGATGAGCAAACAGTTAAATTTTTAGATCTTGTAGTTACTAATTTTCTATTCTGGATGAAACATCAAAAATCGTTTACTAGTAAATAA
- a CDS encoding tautomerase family protein → MPIVNINIAPELLHVDKEEAYKEMVKGITRTISESAKVPAEAVHVMINETSAKRYSVAGKFLIEK, encoded by the coding sequence ATGCCTATCGTTAATATTAATATCGCACCAGAACTACTCCATGTAGATAAAGAAGAAGCATATAAGGAAATGGTAAAAGGAATAACACGGACTATTTCAGAAAGTGCAAAAGTACCTGCAGAAGCAGTACATGTTATGATTAATGAGACAAGTGCTAAACGTTATAGTGTTGCTGGAAAGTTTCTTATTGAAAAATAA
- a CDS encoding aspartyl-phosphate phosphatase Spo0E family protein, giving the protein MRDHLDAQINRLRNKMIYIGMRKGFSSKETLILSTKLDSLLILKMRLLKEKNTSPKE; this is encoded by the coding sequence ATGAGAGATCACTTGGATGCACAAATCAATAGACTAAGAAATAAAATGATCTATATTGGTATGAGAAAAGGATTTTCCTCTAAAGAAACCTTAATACTAAGTACAAAATTGGATAGTTTGTTAATCTTAAAAATGAGGTTACTTAAAGAGAAGAATACTTCCCCAAAAGAATAG
- a CDS encoding protein-glutamine gamma-glutamyltransferase yields the protein MIQVMGKSFEFQGNLELDQVEKNILQYMQEDHIVYSYISSRELLFEIKLRKNIIKSAKEMNETKPEFTIFEQARCNRNYWQLTKAGGFLLRPDVRPSDAIMDIFKNSSLYAFECATASVIIYYYATLKTIGHHLFNAHFQELYLYSWHTDTDLGLVTFYSDGFLPGDVVYFDNPDYNSQTPWFRGVNAILLDDWRYFGHGFSIKTDEEIVQVLNKKRMEGSKQSAVLTSLLTRPSFSRLSALTNRQQTSSDFKMKQHVAHHNRSSISLLNYYNYIISLGYQFF from the coding sequence GTGATACAAGTAATGGGTAAATCCTTTGAATTCCAAGGGAATTTGGAATTGGATCAAGTTGAAAAAAATATACTGCAATATATGCAAGAAGATCATATCGTATATTCTTATATTTCTTCGAGAGAATTACTTTTTGAAATTAAATTACGGAAAAATATTATTAAAAGTGCAAAAGAAATGAATGAAACCAAGCCTGAATTTACTATTTTTGAGCAAGCTCGATGTAACCGGAATTACTGGCAATTAACTAAGGCTGGTGGTTTTTTGTTAAGACCGGATGTAAGGCCTTCTGATGCAATTATGGACATTTTTAAGAACAGTTCGCTGTATGCGTTTGAATGTGCAACAGCTTCTGTGATTATCTATTACTATGCTACGTTAAAGACCATTGGACATCATTTATTTAATGCACATTTTCAAGAACTGTATCTATATAGCTGGCATACAGATACAGATCTTGGTCTAGTTACGTTTTATTCAGATGGTTTTTTACCTGGTGACGTTGTTTATTTTGATAATCCTGACTATAATTCACAAACACCATGGTTTAGAGGGGTAAATGCCATACTTTTAGATGATTGGAGATATTTCGGACATGGATTTTCCATTAAGACAGATGAAGAAATTGTTCAGGTTCTAAATAAAAAGAGAATGGAAGGGAGTAAACAGTCCGCAGTCCTGACAAGTTTGTTGACAAGACCTTCTTTTTCCCGTTTATCAGCATTAACAAACAGACAACAGACTAGCAGTGATTTCAAAATGAAACAACATGTCGCGCACCATAACCGGAGTTCCATATCATTACTAAATTATTATAATTATATAATTTCATTGGGATATCAGTTCTTCTAA
- a CDS encoding MerR family transcriptional regulator — protein sequence MEHENSKYFTTGEFAKLCKVNKQTVIYYEQIGLLSPVIKDSKGYRYYSIRQLELFIVIDLLKDLGMSLNDIQQYTQNKSPEEFLSLMYQQKDLLIQKRKELEKNEQIIEAKIKLMEQASSLNFEQISLEQISAANLYLSRNIKDIPDEEFVEAVSDFITELYVKELDTGYPIGGMTMREEVLKGEYTNYNYLYMEQPKQKDSYTFHPSLKGYYLIGYHIGLEKDIDKTYTRIFAEMNRLNLTLGEYVFEEYIYDNVVKNREEEYITKIMVHVI from the coding sequence ATGGAACATGAAAATTCAAAATATTTCACTACTGGCGAGTTTGCCAAACTATGTAAAGTTAATAAGCAAACAGTTATTTATTATGAACAAATTGGCCTTTTATCACCTGTTATAAAAGACTCTAAGGGCTATCGTTACTATTCTATTCGCCAATTAGAGTTATTTATTGTAATTGATTTATTAAAAGATTTAGGAATGTCATTAAACGATATCCAACAATATACGCAGAATAAATCACCAGAAGAATTTTTATCACTAATGTATCAACAAAAAGATTTATTGATACAAAAAAGGAAGGAATTAGAGAAAAACGAGCAGATTATCGAAGCAAAAATTAAGCTAATGGAACAAGCCTCAAGCCTCAACTTTGAGCAAATATCACTAGAACAAATTTCTGCAGCTAACCTGTATTTAAGCAGGAATATAAAAGACATACCTGATGAAGAATTTGTGGAGGCTGTGTCTGATTTTATTACCGAACTATATGTGAAAGAACTAGATACAGGCTATCCAATCGGCGGTATGACTATGCGTGAGGAAGTACTAAAAGGAGAGTACACTAACTATAATTATTTATATATGGAGCAACCGAAACAAAAAGACAGCTACACATTCCATCCATCTTTAAAGGGTTATTATTTAATCGGCTACCACATCGGTTTAGAAAAAGACATCGATAAAACATATACGCGTATTTTTGCTGAAATGAATCGTTTAAATTTAACCTTAGGAGAGTATGTTTTTGAGGAATATATATATGATAATGTGGTCAAAAATCGAGAAGAAGAGTACATCACAAAAATTATGGTTCATGTCATTTAA
- a CDS encoding GNAT family N-acetyltransferase yields the protein MKTIEIRPVTKANASEVLALKVNESQRHYIETTEQCLEDAKNCVYYKPVGLYKEGVLVGFAMYGWFPEYDENHKKGKVWLDRYLIDERFQGQGLGSIFLKTLISKLINEFACTKIFLSIYDTNIHAISLYKRYGFTFNGELDFNGEKVMELIV from the coding sequence ATGAAAACTATTGAGATTAGGCCAGTAACCAAAGCAAATGCTTCAGAAGTTCTAGCCTTAAAAGTCAATGAAAGCCAGAGGCACTATATTGAAACAACCGAACAGTGTTTAGAAGACGCAAAAAATTGCGTTTACTACAAGCCTGTCGGTCTTTATAAGGAAGGTGTTTTAGTTGGTTTTGCCATGTACGGATGGTTTCCTGAATATGATGAAAATCATAAAAAGGGAAAAGTATGGCTAGATCGGTATTTAATTGATGAAAGATTTCAAGGCCAAGGTCTAGGCAGTATATTTTTAAAAACGCTAATCAGCAAGTTAATTAATGAATTCGCATGCACAAAGATTTTTTTAAGTATTTATGATACTAACATACATGCTATAAGCCTTTATAAGCGCTATGGTTTCACCTTTAATGGAGAATTGGATTTTAACGGAGAAAAAGTGATGGAATTAATCGTATAG
- a CDS encoding GNAT family N-acetyltransferase — translation MHFKIETIKTTKEFNKVKALISESFPRNEQIPFWFLLWKSKKNFVDLLGVYADNSLVGFIYLITHKDLTFVLYFAIDNKHRSKGFGSMAISKLREYCPNNRIMLNIEAVKKNASNYEQRVKRKKFYINNGFKNASLMIEENSNNLFEVLVNNSDVTVAEYANLLKRFTGRLLYLFFKPKFIR, via the coding sequence ATGCATTTTAAAATCGAAACTATTAAAACTACAAAGGAGTTTAATAAAGTGAAAGCATTAATCTCCGAATCATTCCCTAGAAATGAGCAAATTCCATTTTGGTTTCTTCTATGGAAGTCGAAGAAAAACTTCGTAGACCTATTAGGTGTATATGCTGATAATTCGTTAGTAGGTTTTATTTATTTAATTACACATAAAGATTTAACCTTTGTTTTGTATTTTGCTATTGATAATAAGCATAGATCAAAGGGGTTTGGTAGTATGGCAATTAGTAAGTTGAGGGAGTATTGCCCAAATAATCGAATCATGCTTAACATAGAAGCAGTTAAAAAAAATGCAAGTAATTATGAGCAAAGAGTTAAAAGAAAGAAGTTTTATATAAATAATGGGTTTAAAAACGCTAGTCTTATGATAGAAGAGAATAGTAATAATTTATTTGAAGTTTTAGTAAATAACAGCGATGTTACAGTAGCAGAATACGCTAATCTGTTGAAGCGATTTACTGGAAGATTGCTATATCTATTTTTTAAGCCGAAATTTATCCGATAG
- a CDS encoding diguanylate cyclase — MITNIKEYLLYNNFNELAVDILTLAKEILPDSFLFLSAIVNNEQHILKTSPNTEHINIREGIALPLKVAICSRIDFTKGIPLVYEDISKESSLDDIKGIYSNTNVNAYLGVPVILRDGEVFGTLCAVHEKAAQFNEKSIKLIEKIAKMFSYYLELEQLAYRDHLTGSYNRHFLERYFNEFAHEDGAIFFLDLDCFKEINDSLGHDTGDLILKEVALRMEAVMRQRNINGAVFRLGGDEFIINLVGKLSVQEIEEIAEAFIERLSSWDFQIKEFNLSVSIGIVQYTNTMKLTLNKLLKKADNALYRAKTSGKSTYCFF; from the coding sequence ATGATAACTAATATAAAAGAGTATCTATTATATAATAACTTTAATGAACTTGCCGTTGATATTTTAACCTTGGCAAAAGAGATATTACCAGACAGCTTTCTGTTTTTAAGTGCCATTGTCAATAATGAACAGCATATTTTGAAGACTTCTCCTAATACGGAGCATATTAACATTAGAGAGGGAATAGCGCTCCCGCTGAAAGTGGCAATTTGCAGCAGGATTGATTTTACTAAAGGTATCCCATTAGTCTATGAGGATATAAGTAAGGAATCTAGCCTAGATGATATCAAGGGAATATACTCTAACACGAATGTGAACGCTTATTTAGGTGTGCCGGTAATCTTAAGGGATGGCGAGGTTTTTGGGACTTTATGTGCTGTTCATGAGAAGGCTGCACAGTTTAATGAGAAAAGTATAAAGCTGATTGAAAAAATTGCGAAAATGTTTTCTTATTACTTAGAGCTAGAGCAATTAGCATACAGAGACCATTTAACAGGCAGTTATAATCGGCATTTTCTTGAAAGATATTTTAATGAATTTGCCCATGAGGATGGCGCAATTTTCTTTCTAGATTTAGATTGTTTTAAAGAGATAAATGATAGCCTTGGCCATGATACAGGTGATTTGATATTAAAAGAAGTCGCCCTTAGAATGGAGGCAGTCATGCGGCAGAGGAATATAAATGGAGCGGTATTTCGGTTAGGCGGAGATGAATTTATTATTAACTTAGTTGGAAAATTAAGCGTTCAAGAAATCGAGGAAATAGCAGAGGCTTTTATTGAAAGATTATCGTCCTGGGATTTTCAAATCAAGGAGTTTAACTTATCTGTGAGCATTGGCATTGTTCAATACACAAATACAATGAAACTGACGTTAAATAAACTGCTGAAAAAAGCAGATAATGCTTTATATCGGGCGAAAACTAGTGGGAAAAGTACCTACTGCTTTTTTTGA
- a CDS encoding DMT family transporter: MSKWHYVLFVFLGGCSYGILSTFVKLAYGAGLSVNEVTGGQYFIGTLIIWILVLFMKKRGISGNQAIKLILSGIPFGLTGIFYYQSLQTLHASLAIIFLFQYIWIGSLLELVFLKNKPSKEKLIAIGILLAGSLLAAGITSETGVHITWQGMMWGLLAAITFATFIFLSGTVGHNTEPLLKSALLSSGGLIVVFIIFPPVYFVDVSVLGGFIQYGLILGIFGAVLPPLLLSIGMPKVGPGLGTILTASELPVAVLMSALILREQVGVWQWFGVALILGGIMVSNVKMFKARNISSPNW; this comes from the coding sequence TTGAGTAAATGGCATTATGTATTATTTGTTTTTTTAGGTGGCTGCAGTTACGGAATATTATCTACGTTTGTAAAGCTTGCATACGGAGCTGGGTTATCTGTTAACGAGGTAACGGGGGGACAATATTTTATTGGTACTTTAATTATTTGGATACTCGTTTTGTTTATGAAAAAGAGGGGGATTTCTGGTAATCAAGCCATAAAGTTAATTTTATCGGGCATTCCATTTGGACTGACAGGCATATTTTATTATCAATCCTTACAAACACTTCATGCCTCATTAGCCATTATCTTTTTGTTTCAATATATCTGGATAGGATCATTATTAGAATTGGTGTTTTTAAAGAACAAGCCTTCGAAGGAAAAATTAATAGCAATAGGTATTCTGCTGGCAGGATCGCTATTAGCTGCGGGGATTACCTCGGAAACTGGTGTTCACATTACATGGCAAGGTATGATGTGGGGACTGCTTGCTGCTATAACCTTTGCAACGTTTATTTTTCTGAGCGGTACAGTTGGACATAATACGGAACCGCTGTTGAAAAGCGCACTGCTTTCCTCAGGCGGCTTAATCGTTGTTTTTATCATCTTTCCACCAGTATATTTTGTGGATGTGTCTGTTCTAGGCGGATTTATACAATATGGATTAATACTAGGAATATTTGGTGCAGTGCTTCCGCCGCTTTTATTATCCATTGGTATGCCTAAAGTCGGCCCAGGACTCGGCACAATCCTGACAGCTTCAGAGCTTCCGGTAGCAGTCTTAATGTCTGCGTTAATACTGCGTGAACAAGTAGGTGTTTGGCAATGGTTTGGTGTTGCTCTCATATTAGGAGGCATTATGGTGAGTAATGTCAAAATGTTTAAAGCAAGAAATATTTCAAGTCCCAATTGGTAA